The proteins below come from a single Xiphophorus hellerii strain 12219 chromosome 14, Xiphophorus_hellerii-4.1, whole genome shotgun sequence genomic window:
- the coro1b gene encoding coronin-1B translates to MSFRRGVVRQSKFRHVFAQAWKAEHCLDDVRVSRVTWDGPLCAVNPKFIAVIIEAGGGGAFLVVPIGKSGRIDQSCPTVCGHAAPVLDIQWCPHDDNIIASASEDCTVKVWQIPDGGLTSPMTDPIVTLEGHSKRVGILAWHPCAFNILLTAGCDNVVFVWNVGTGELVYQLADAHPDLIYSVGWNKDGSAVCTVCKDKALRIIDPRRGAVLKVREKVHDGTRPMRAVFLADGKILTTGFSRMSERQLALWDAKDLSEPMAVQEMDTSNGVLLPFYDPDTNMVYLCGKGDCTIRYFEVTDESPYVHFLSLYSSKEPQRGAGFLCKRGVDVNKCEIARFYKLHERKVEPISMTVPRKSDLFQGDLYPDTAGLEPALLADEWIAGQDAAPLLVSLSGGYAAPPSKHRDTLRSKPKLSSQDSGAGGAATAATVAAAPTPTPTSAAKEVEGETPQPRVTARETDGNTERPRREDEMLSELLAEMKALRAVVLAQNQRIELLERQLARIEDGDV, encoded by the exons ATGTCGTTCCGTAGAGGTGTGGTCCGGCAGAGTAAATTTCGCCACGTCTTCGCTCAGGCCTGGAAGGCCGAGCACTGCCTCGATGACGTCAGAGTGTCCCGGGTGACATGGGACGGCCCCCTCTGCGCGGTCAACCCCAAGTTCATCGCGGTCATCATCGAAGCGGGGGGAGGAGGCGCCTTCCTCGTCGTTCCGATCGGCAAG AGCGGCAGAATCGACCAGTCCTGCCCCACAGTCTGCGGACACGCGGCGCCTGTGTTGGACATCCAGTGGTGTCCTCATGACGACAACATCATCGCAAGTGCCTCAGAGGACTGCACAGTGAAG GTGTGGCAGATCCCCGACGGCGGGCTCACCAGTCCGATGACGGACCCGATTGTGACCCTGGAGGGCCACAGTAAAAGAGTGGGAATCCTGGCTTGGCACCCTTGTGCCTTCAACATCCTATTGACTGCAG GCTGCGATAACGTGGTTTTTGTGTGGAACGTGGGCACGGGCGAACTCGTGTACCAGCTCGCCGACGCCCACCCGGACCTGATCTACAGCGTCGGCTGGAATAAGGATGGCAGCGCCGTGTGTACTGTGTGCAAGGACAAGGCCCTGCGCATCATCGACCCACGTCGGGGCGCTGTCCTGAAG GTCAGAGAAAAGGTCCATGATGGTACAAGGCCCATGAGAGCCGTCTTCCTCGCCGATGGGAAAATTTTGACCACAGGCTTCAGCCGTATGAGTGAGAGGCAGCTCGCTTTGTGGGACGCA aaagaTCTCTCTGAGCCGATGGCTGTGCAAGAAATGGATACAAGTAACGGAGTTCTTCTTCCCTTTTATGACCCTGACACAAACATGGTCTACCTTTGTGGAAAG GGGGACTGCACCATCCGGTATTTTGAAGTGACAGACGAGTCTCCCTACGTTCACTTCCTGAGTTTATACAGCAGTAAGGAGCCTCAGAGGGGTGCAGGGTTTCTTTGTAAAAGAGGCGTGGATGTCAACAAGTGTGAAATTGCCAG GTTCTACAAGCTGCATGAAAGGAAAGTGGAACCCATTTCTATGACTGTACCACGTAAA TCAGATCTCTTCCAGGGAGACCTGTACCCAGACACTGCAGGCTTGGAGCCGGCTCTGCTGGCAGATGAATGGATCGCCGGACAGGACGCAGCACCTCTGCTCGTCTCTCTGAGCGGAGGGTACGCGGCTCCTCCTTCCAAACACAGAGACACCCTCAGAAGCAAGCCCAAGCTAAGCTCTCAGGACTCCGGGGCCGGGGGCGCCGCCACAGCAGCAACCGTAGCAGCCGCTCCCACACCTACGCCTACCTCTGCCGCCAAGGAAGTGGAGGGAGAAACGCCGCAGCCACGAGTGACCGCAAGGGAGACGGATGGAAATACCGAGAGGCCGAGGAGAGAG GATGAAATGTTGAGTGAATTGTTAGCAGAGATGAAGGCCTTACGGGCAGTCGTGCTCGCTCAGAACCAGAGAATCGAGCTGCTGGAGAGGCAGCTCGCCCGGATCGAAGACGGCGACGTGTGA
- the LOC116733086 gene encoding oxysterol-binding protein 1-like isoform X1, whose amino-acid sequence MSEPKSPTPTPAGDTYKGWVFKWTNYIKGYQRRWFVLSNGLLSYYRTQAEMGHTCRGTINLATAVISVDDACNFVISNGGAQTYHLKASSEVERQRWITALELAKAKAARMQAESDDSGDDFSPSSLPVGGGQGGGPQNLEAQSTLRTLGSKVEDLSTCNDLISKHGSALQRSLSELDSLRLTGEAGDKIRQVTERATLFRITSNAMINACRDFLALAQSHSKRWQKALQAEREQRVRLEEALEQLAKQHNHLERAFRGAGQAHSIVDNKGVAGPGKGEASDEDDDNEFFDAMEDAPEFITVPADPQFHKRSSSNTSGLNTDMCADDQSLNEEPLAMNQESPSQELVPLRKRRTRIPDKPNYSLNLWSIMKNCIGKDLSKIPMPVNFNEPISMLQRLSEDLEYHELLDKAAKCHSSLEQMCYVAAFCVSAYSTTVYRTGKPFNPLLGETYELDRRRESGYRSLCEQVSHHPPAAAHHAISDRGWTLRQEITVASKFRGKYLSIMPLGTIHAIFEKSSNHYTWKKVTTTVHNIIVGKLWIDQSGEIDIVNHTTGDRCHLKFAPYSYFSRDVARKVTGVVMDKDGKAHYVLSGTWDEKMEFSRVMQSSRGGENGTEGKQKTVYQTLKARELWKRNPLPDGAESMYYFTALALTLNEPEEGVAPTDSRRRPDQRLMEDGRWDEANGEKQRLEEKQRSARREREREAASQRASSQSEEAVDEDSFVDHSMKSAPHDAYKALWFESCEDQITGEQVHIYKGGYWETKELGSWEGCPDIF is encoded by the exons ATGTCAGAACCGAAGAGCCCTACTCCCACCCCGGCCGGCGACACGTACAAAGGATGGGTCTTCAAGTGGACAAACTACATCAAGGGTTATCAGCGAAGGTGGTTCGTTCTGAGCAATGGCCTGCTATCATACTACAG GACCCAGGCTGAGATGGGTCACACGTGTCGGGGCACAATCAACCTAGCCACAGCGGTCATCTCCGTAGATGACGCCTGCAACTTCGTCATCTCTAACGGCGGGGCTCAGACGTATCACCTGAAGGCCAGCTCCGAGGTGGAACGTCAGCGGTGGATCACTGCACTGGAGCTGGCCAAGGCCAAGGCAGCCCGCATGCAAGCTGAGTCAG ATGACTCTGGTGACGACTTCTCCCCATCGTCCCTGCCAGTGGGCGGAGGTCAGGGTGGGGGCCCTCAGAACTTGGAGGCCCAGTCTACTCTCCGAACGCTGGGCAGTAAGGTGGAGGATCTCAGCACCTGCAACGATCTGATCTCCAAGCACGGCTCTGCCCTGCAGAG GTCTTTATCTGAGCTGGACAGTTTACGGCTGACCGGAGAGGCCGGGGATAAGATTCGTCAGGTGACGGAAAGAGCCACGCTGTTCCGGATAACCTCTAATGCTATGATTAAT GCCTGCAGGGACTTCCTGGCCCTGGCGCAGAGTCACAGCAAGCGGTGGCAGAAAGCCTTGCAAGCTGAGCGAGAGCAGCGAGTGCGGCTGGAGGAGGCCTTAGAGCAACTGGCCAAACAGCACAACCACCTGGAGCGAGCGTTCAGAGGGGCCGGTCAGGCTCACTCTATCGTGGACAATAAAG GTGTTGCTGGGCCAGGAAAAGGTGAGGCGAGCGACGAGGACGATGACAACGAGTTTTTTGATGCCATGGAGGACGCCCCCGAGTTTATAACCGTACCTGCAGACCCACAGTTCCACAA ACGTTCGAGCAGTAACACGAGCGGGTTGAACACCGATATGTGTGCAGACGATCAGTCG cTCAACGAGGAGCCTCTCGCAATGAACCAGGAGTCGCCCTCTCAGGAGCTGGTGCCGCTGAGAAAGAGGCGAACACGCATCCCCGACAAGCCCAACTACTCTCTGAACCTCTGGAGCATCATGAAGAACTGCATCGGCAAAGATCTGTCCAAGATCCCCATGCCT GTGAACTTCAACGAGCCGATTTCCATGCTGCAGCGGCTGTCGGAGGACCTCGAGTATCACGAGCTGCTGGACAAGGCAGCCAAGTGCCACAGCTCCCTGGAGCAGATGTGCTACGTTGCGGCCTTCTGCGTATCCGCCTACTCCACGACGGTGTACCGCACGGGGAAGCCCTTCAACCCGCTACTGGGGGAAACGTACGAGCTGGACCGCCGGAGAGAGAGCGGCTACCGCTCCCTCTGTGAGCAG gtGAGTCACCACCCTCCTGCTGCGGCACATCACGCAATCTCTGACCGAGGCTGGACTCTGAGGCAGGAGATTACTGTTGCAAGCAAGTTCAGAGGCAAATACCTGTCAATCATGCCTTTAG GCACTATCCATGCCATTTTTGAGAAGAGCAGCAATCACTACACATGGAAGAAGGTTACCACCACAGTTCACAACATCATTGTTGGCAAGCTGTGGATTGATCAG TCTGGAGAAATCGACATAGTAAACCACACCACAGGGGATCGTTGCCACCTGAAGTTTGCTCCTTACAGCTACTTCTCACGAGACGTAGCCAGAAAG GTGACAGGAGTGGTGATGGACAAGGACGGAAAGGCCCACTATGTGCTGTCGGGCACGTGGGACGAGAAGATGGAGTTCTCCAGGGTCATGCAGAGCAGTCGGGGAGGAGAGAACGGCACCGAGGGCAAACAGAAGACCGTATATCAAACCCTGAAGGCCAGAGAGTTGTGGAAGAGAAACCCTTTACC CGACGGAGCCGAGTCCATGTACTACTTCACCGCCCTGGCTCTGACCCTGAACGAGCCCGAAGAGGGGGTGGCGCCCACCGACAGCCGCCGCAGGCCCGACCAGCGCCTGATGGAGGACGGCCGCTGGGATGAAGCCAATGGCGAAAAGCAGCGGCTGGAGGAGAAGCAGCGCAGCGCCCGGCGTGAGAGGGAGCGGGAAGCGGCGAGCCAGCGCGCCTCCAGCCAGTCGGAAGAAG CTGTCGATGAGGACTCTTTTGTTGATCACTCCATGAAAA GTGCTCCGCATGACGCCTACAAAGCGCTCTGGTTCGAGAGCTGTGAGGACCAAATCACAGGTGAGCAAGTTCACATCTATAAGGGAGGCTACTGGGAAACGAAGGAGCTCGGCAGCTGGGAGGGTTGCCCGGACATATTTTGA
- the LOC116733086 gene encoding oxysterol-binding protein 1-like isoform X2, with product MSEPKSPTPTPAGDTYKGWVFKWTNYIKGYQRRWFVLSNGLLSYYRTQAEMGHTCRGTINLATAVISVDDACNFVISNGGAQTYHLKASSEVERQRWITALELAKAKAARMQAESDDSGDDFSPSSLPVGGGQGGGPQNLEAQSTLRTLGSKVEDLSTCNDLISKHGSALQRSLSELDSLRLTGEAGDKIRQVTERATLFRITSNAMINACRDFLALAQSHSKRWQKALQAEREQRVRLEEALEQLAKQHNHLERAFRGAGQAHSIVDNKGVAGPGKGEASDEDDDNEFFDAMEDAPEFITVPADPQFHKRSSSNTSGLNTDMCADDQSLNEEPLAMNQESPSQELVPLRKRRTRIPDKPNYSLNLWSIMKNCIGKDLSKIPMPVNFNEPISMLQRLSEDLEYHELLDKAAKCHSSLEQMCYVAAFCVSAYSTTVYRTGKPFNPLLGETYELDRRRESGYRSLCEQVSHHPPAAAHHAISDRGWTLRQEITVASKFRGKYLSIMPLGTIHAIFEKSSNHYTWKKVTTTVHNIIVGKLWIDQSGEIDIVNHTTGDRCHLKFAPYSYFSRDVARKVTGVVMDKDGKAHYVLSGTWDEKMEFSRVMQSSRGGENGTEGKQKTVYQTLKARELWKRNPLPDGAESMYYFTALALTLNEPEEGVAPTDSRRRPDQRLMEDGRWDEANGEKQRLEEKQRSARREREREAASQRASSQSEEGAPHDAYKALWFESCEDQITGEQVHIYKGGYWETKELGSWEGCPDIF from the exons ATGTCAGAACCGAAGAGCCCTACTCCCACCCCGGCCGGCGACACGTACAAAGGATGGGTCTTCAAGTGGACAAACTACATCAAGGGTTATCAGCGAAGGTGGTTCGTTCTGAGCAATGGCCTGCTATCATACTACAG GACCCAGGCTGAGATGGGTCACACGTGTCGGGGCACAATCAACCTAGCCACAGCGGTCATCTCCGTAGATGACGCCTGCAACTTCGTCATCTCTAACGGCGGGGCTCAGACGTATCACCTGAAGGCCAGCTCCGAGGTGGAACGTCAGCGGTGGATCACTGCACTGGAGCTGGCCAAGGCCAAGGCAGCCCGCATGCAAGCTGAGTCAG ATGACTCTGGTGACGACTTCTCCCCATCGTCCCTGCCAGTGGGCGGAGGTCAGGGTGGGGGCCCTCAGAACTTGGAGGCCCAGTCTACTCTCCGAACGCTGGGCAGTAAGGTGGAGGATCTCAGCACCTGCAACGATCTGATCTCCAAGCACGGCTCTGCCCTGCAGAG GTCTTTATCTGAGCTGGACAGTTTACGGCTGACCGGAGAGGCCGGGGATAAGATTCGTCAGGTGACGGAAAGAGCCACGCTGTTCCGGATAACCTCTAATGCTATGATTAAT GCCTGCAGGGACTTCCTGGCCCTGGCGCAGAGTCACAGCAAGCGGTGGCAGAAAGCCTTGCAAGCTGAGCGAGAGCAGCGAGTGCGGCTGGAGGAGGCCTTAGAGCAACTGGCCAAACAGCACAACCACCTGGAGCGAGCGTTCAGAGGGGCCGGTCAGGCTCACTCTATCGTGGACAATAAAG GTGTTGCTGGGCCAGGAAAAGGTGAGGCGAGCGACGAGGACGATGACAACGAGTTTTTTGATGCCATGGAGGACGCCCCCGAGTTTATAACCGTACCTGCAGACCCACAGTTCCACAA ACGTTCGAGCAGTAACACGAGCGGGTTGAACACCGATATGTGTGCAGACGATCAGTCG cTCAACGAGGAGCCTCTCGCAATGAACCAGGAGTCGCCCTCTCAGGAGCTGGTGCCGCTGAGAAAGAGGCGAACACGCATCCCCGACAAGCCCAACTACTCTCTGAACCTCTGGAGCATCATGAAGAACTGCATCGGCAAAGATCTGTCCAAGATCCCCATGCCT GTGAACTTCAACGAGCCGATTTCCATGCTGCAGCGGCTGTCGGAGGACCTCGAGTATCACGAGCTGCTGGACAAGGCAGCCAAGTGCCACAGCTCCCTGGAGCAGATGTGCTACGTTGCGGCCTTCTGCGTATCCGCCTACTCCACGACGGTGTACCGCACGGGGAAGCCCTTCAACCCGCTACTGGGGGAAACGTACGAGCTGGACCGCCGGAGAGAGAGCGGCTACCGCTCCCTCTGTGAGCAG gtGAGTCACCACCCTCCTGCTGCGGCACATCACGCAATCTCTGACCGAGGCTGGACTCTGAGGCAGGAGATTACTGTTGCAAGCAAGTTCAGAGGCAAATACCTGTCAATCATGCCTTTAG GCACTATCCATGCCATTTTTGAGAAGAGCAGCAATCACTACACATGGAAGAAGGTTACCACCACAGTTCACAACATCATTGTTGGCAAGCTGTGGATTGATCAG TCTGGAGAAATCGACATAGTAAACCACACCACAGGGGATCGTTGCCACCTGAAGTTTGCTCCTTACAGCTACTTCTCACGAGACGTAGCCAGAAAG GTGACAGGAGTGGTGATGGACAAGGACGGAAAGGCCCACTATGTGCTGTCGGGCACGTGGGACGAGAAGATGGAGTTCTCCAGGGTCATGCAGAGCAGTCGGGGAGGAGAGAACGGCACCGAGGGCAAACAGAAGACCGTATATCAAACCCTGAAGGCCAGAGAGTTGTGGAAGAGAAACCCTTTACC CGACGGAGCCGAGTCCATGTACTACTTCACCGCCCTGGCTCTGACCCTGAACGAGCCCGAAGAGGGGGTGGCGCCCACCGACAGCCGCCGCAGGCCCGACCAGCGCCTGATGGAGGACGGCCGCTGGGATGAAGCCAATGGCGAAAAGCAGCGGCTGGAGGAGAAGCAGCGCAGCGCCCGGCGTGAGAGGGAGCGGGAAGCGGCGAGCCAGCGCGCCTCCAGCCAGTCGGAAGAAG GTGCTCCGCATGACGCCTACAAAGCGCTCTGGTTCGAGAGCTGTGAGGACCAAATCACAGGTGAGCAAGTTCACATCTATAAGGGAGGCTACTGGGAAACGAAGGAGCTCGGCAGCTGGGAGGGTTGCCCGGACATATTTTGA